Part of the Mycteria americana isolate JAX WOST 10 ecotype Jacksonville Zoo and Gardens chromosome 10, USCA_MyAme_1.0, whole genome shotgun sequence genome, TAATTAAAAGATCTGAGAAACAGAGTAAGTTTCAGAATGAAAGATTAATCATCCCAGCTTTCATCTTCACCTTTGAATAATTGTACAAAATTACCTGCATTACTATTAGTATTCGGGCATGGTTGAAGGTCTGTATCTCTGATTTTGCATCAGTTCAGCTAATGAATTATCTACATGGAAAAATGGTAGAATTTAATGTTCTCAGAACATGGCAGGTGGCTGTACATTTTTTCTGTTGGAACTGCAATAATTCATGATCTGGAGGATGGAAACCTTTGTGTCCCCATTTCTTTGTGGCAACAGAGTAAACCCCTAAGTGATATCTTTAGGCGGCTTTTGCCAGATGAAGGGCTTGAGTGCTAACAAAAGCTTGTAAACTGAGTAGATCAGGTGGAACTGGTAATATTTGGATGACCCTGTGTCATCCTAATGCACACATGTGCACGGCATACCACAAAATGTTTCTCAGAAGTGCTTACAAAGCCTGCAGAAGAGTTGAACATAAGCCAAGATAAATTCTATCATTTGCTTCTCTGTTAGGTTTCTTGGAACAGGGCCTCCTGGTTAAGGACCTGAAGAAGTTACAGGATAACTACATCCACACCTTACAGTTCAAGCTGGATGTTCTCTCCATCCTGCCCACAGACCTGGCATACTTTGCTGTGGGATTGCACTGCCCTGAATTGCGTTTCAACAGGCTGCTGCACTTCTCCCGCATGTTTGAGTTCTTTGATAGGACTGAGACCAGAACCAGCCACCCCAACATCTTCCGCATCAGCAACTTGGTTCTTTACATCCTGGTCATCATCCACTGGAATGCATGTATTTATTATGCCATCTCCAAGGCCATAGGCTTTGGAGAGGACACCTGGGTCTATCCCAACATCACAGACCCTGAGTATGGGTATCTGACCCGGGAGTATGTCTACTGTCTCTACTGGTCTACATTGACTTTGACTACCATTGGAGAGACCCCTCCCCCTGTGCGTGATGAAGAGTACCTCTTTGTGATCTTTGATTTCCTCGTTGGTGTCCTCATCTTTGCCACCATTGTGGGGAATGTGGGATCCATGATATCCAACATGAATGCCACCAGGGCAGAGTTCCAGGCAAAAATTGATGCCATCAAACACTACATGCAGTTCCGCAAGGTGAGCAAAGACATGGAAACCAAAGTCATCAAGTGGTTTGACTACCTGTGGACCAACAAGAAGGCAGTAGACGAACGGGAAGTCCTCAAGAATCTCCCTGATAAGTTAAGGGCAGAGATTGCCATCAATGTTCACCTGGAGACACTGAAGAAGGTGAGGATTTTCCAGGACTGTGAGGCAGGTCTACTGGTGGAGCTGGTGCTGAAGCTTCGTCCTCAGGTGTTCAGCCCAGGGGATTACATTTGCCGGAAAGGAGACATTGGGAAAGAGATGTACATCATCAAGGAGGGGAAGCTGGCTGTGGTGGCAGATGATGGAACGACACAGTATGCTTTGCTCACTGCAGGAGGCTGCTTTGGTGAGATCAGCATCCTCAACATTAAAGGGAGCAAAATGGGCAACAGGCGCACAGCCAACATCCGTAGCTTGGGCTACTCTGATCTCTTCTGCCTATCAAAGGAAGATCTTATGGAAGCAGTCACAGAGTATCCTGATGCCAGAAAGGTCTTGGAGGAACGTGGCCGGGAGATCCTGATCAAGGAAGGGCTGCTGGATGAGTCAGCTGCGGAGGCAAGCACGGAAGGGAAGAGTGTGGAGGAGAAGCTGGACAGGCTGGCCTTGAACCTGGACACACTGCATACCCGCTTTGGCCGGCTCCTGACAGAGTACAATGATGGCCAGATGAAGCTCAAGCAGCGCATCACTGTCCTGGAGTCCAAGATGAGGCAGCAGGATCTGGAGGACTTCTTCTCTGATAGCTCAGACAGTCTGCTTGAGGATGAGGAGAAAGCTTTACCTGGTGGGATGCAATGAGGGGGTGCAGTGGTCAGCTAGATGATGTCTGGCCTTGTGCTGAGACAGTGTTCGC contains:
- the CNGA2 gene encoding cyclic nucleotide-gated channel alpha-2, which codes for MTAKSNGLHSSPANRHPCPPTQARVEGDVEGMGLSTRRTCSIQDDTSSELRRGAPLDGGEQMAASAFQGRRALARIVQLVLVLRHWASKSLHEEQQRPDPFLERFQGPELQTVAAGAGNDLEDEETEEENKKRKWQIFVVDPAGDWYYCWLAVIAVPVLYNWCLLIARACYSDLQKTYVVLWLVLDYISDSIYIGDVVIRLRTGFLEQGLLVKDLKKLQDNYIHTLQFKLDVLSILPTDLAYFAVGLHCPELRFNRLLHFSRMFEFFDRTETRTSHPNIFRISNLVLYILVIIHWNACIYYAISKAIGFGEDTWVYPNITDPEYGYLTREYVYCLYWSTLTLTTIGETPPPVRDEEYLFVIFDFLVGVLIFATIVGNVGSMISNMNATRAEFQAKIDAIKHYMQFRKVSKDMETKVIKWFDYLWTNKKAVDEREVLKNLPDKLRAEIAINVHLETLKKVRIFQDCEAGLLVELVLKLRPQVFSPGDYICRKGDIGKEMYIIKEGKLAVVADDGTTQYALLTAGGCFGEISILNIKGSKMGNRRTANIRSLGYSDLFCLSKEDLMEAVTEYPDARKVLEERGREILIKEGLLDESAAEASTEGKSVEEKLDRLALNLDTLHTRFGRLLTEYNDGQMKLKQRITVLESKMRQQDLEDFFSDSSDSLLEDEEKALPGGMQ